The Pongo pygmaeus isolate AG05252 chromosome 11, NHGRI_mPonPyg2-v2.0_pri, whole genome shotgun sequence genome includes a region encoding these proteins:
- the ANKZF1 gene encoding tRNA endonuclease ANKZF1 isoform X3: MSPAPDAAPAPASISLFDLSADAPVLQGLSLVSHAPGEALARAPRTSCSGERESPERKLLQGPMDISEKLFCSTCDQTFQNHQEQREHYKLDWHRFNLKQRLKDKPLLSALDFEKQSSTGDLSSISGSEDSDSASEEDLQTLDRERATFEKFSRPQGFYPHRVLFQNAQGQFLYAYRCVLGPHQDPPEEAKLLLQNLQSRGPRDCVVLMAAAGHFAGAIFQGREVVTHKTFHRYTVRAKRGTAQGLRDARGGPSRSAGANLRRYNEATLYKDVRDLLAGPSWAKALEEAGTILLRAPRSGRSLFFGGKGAPLQRGDPRLWDIPLATRRPTFQELQRVLHKLTTLHVYEEDPREAVRLHSPQTHWKTIREERKKPTEEEIRKICSDEKEALGQNEESPKQGSGSEGEDGFQVELELVELTMGTLDLRESEVLPKRRRRKRNKKEKSRDQETGAHRTLLQQTQEEEPSTQSSQAVVAPLGPSLDEAKAPGQPELWNALLAACRAGDFGVLKLQLAPSPADPRVLSLLSAPLGSGGFTLLHAAAAAGRGSVVRLLLEAGADPIVQDSRARPPYTVAADKSTRNEFRRFMEKNPDAYDYNKAQVPGPLTPEMEARQATRKREQKAARRQREERQQRHQEQEEREREEQRRFAALSDREKRALAAECRLAAQLGAPTSPIPDSAIVNTRRCWSCGASLQGLTPFHYLDFSFCSTRCLQDHRRQAGRPSS, encoded by the exons ATGTCGCCGGCTCCAGATGCAGCCCCGGCTCCTGCGTCGATCTCCCTGTTTGACCTCAGCGCGGATGCTCCGGTCCTTCAGGGCCTGAGCCTGGTGAGCCACGCGCCTGGGGAGGCTCTGGCCCGGGCTCCGCGTACTTCCTGTTCAG GGGAGAGAGAAAGCCCAGAAAGAAAGCTACTCCAGGGTCCTATGGATATTTCAGAGAAGTTATTTTGTTCAACCTGTGACCAGACCTTCCAGAACCACCAAGAACAG AGGGAACATTATAAGCTTGACTGGCATCGGTTTAACCTAAAGCAACGTCTCAAGGACAAGCCTCTCCTGTCTGCCCTGGACTTTGAAAAGCAGAGCTCCACAG GAGATCTTTCCAGCATCTCAGGATCAGAAGACTCAGACTCAGCCAGTGAGGAGGACTTGCAGACACTGGATCGGGAGAGGGCTACATTTGAGAAGTTTAGCCGACCCCAAGGCTTTTACCCTCATCGAGTTCTTTTCCAGAATGCCCAGGGCCAGTTTCTTTATGCCTACCGCTGTGTCCTAGGCCCTCATCAG GATCCCCCAGAAGAGGCAAAACTGCTGCTACAGAATCTGCAAAGCAGAGGTCCCAGAGACTGCGTGGTGCTCATGGCTGCAGCTGGGCACTTTGCTGGTGCTATATTTCAAGG AAGAGAAGTGGTGACACACAAAACTTTTCACCGCTATACGGTGCGAGCCAAGCGGGGCACAGCCCAGGGGCTTCGGGATGCCCGAGGTGGGCCATCACGCTCTGCTGGAGCCAACCTGAGGCGCTACAATGAAGCCACACTATATAAG GATGTTCGTGACCTGCTGGCAGGGCCAAGCTGGGCTAAGGCGCTGGAGGAGGCTGGTACAATACTGTTGCGTGCTCCCCGCTCTGGCCGGTCGTTGTTCTTTGGAGGCAAGGGGGCACCCCTGCAAAGGGGGGATCCCCGACTTTGGGATATCCCCCTCGCCACCCGCAGACCCACCTTCCAAGAGCTACAGCGTGTGCTTCATAAGCTGACCACTTTGCATGTCTATG AAGAAGACCCTCGGGAAGCAGTCAGACTGCACTCACCTCAGACACACTGGAAAACaataagagaggagagaaagaagcctactgaggaagaaataagaaagatctgCAGTGATGAAAAGGAAGCACTTGGGCAGAATGAGGAATCTCCCAAACAGG GTTCAGGGTCGGAGGGAGAAGATGGCTTTCAGGTAGAGTTGGAGCTAGTGGAGTTGACCATGGGGACTCTGGATCTTCGTGAGTCTGAAGTATTGCCCAAgcggaggaggagaaaaaggaataagaagGAGAAAAGCCGAGACCAGGAGACTGGGGCACATCGGACTCTTCTCCAGCAAACTCAAGAAGAGGAGCCTTCCACACAGTCATCCCAGGCAGTTGTTGCCCCCTTGGGCCCTTCGCTGGATGAGGCCAAAGCCCCTGGTCAGCCAGAGCTCTGGAATGCACTGCTTGCTGCTTGCCGAGCTGGAGATTTTGGAGTGCTGAAGCTGCAGCTAGCTCCCAGCCCTGCAGACCCTAGAGTTCTGTCTCTGCTCAGTGCCCCCTTGGGCTCCGGTGGCTTTACTCTCCTGCATGCAGCAGCTGCAGCTGGAAGAGGCTCAGTGGTTCGTCTGCTGCTGGAAGCAGGTGCCGACCCCATTGTGCA GGACTCACGGGCCCGGCCACCTTATACTGTTGCGGCTGACAAATCAACACGTAATGAGTTCCGAAGGTTCATGGAGAAGAACCCAGATGCCTACGATTACAACAAGGCTCAG GTGCCAGGACCATTGACACCAGAAATGGAGGCACGGCAGGCTACACGGAAAAGGGAGCAGAAGGCAGCCCGGCGGCAACGGGAGGAACGGCAGCAGAGGCACCAGGAGCAGGAGGAGCGTGAACGAGAAGAGCAGCGGCGATTTGCCGCCCTCAGTGACCGAGAGAAG AGAGCTCTGGCTGCAGAGTGCCGACTTGCTGCCCAGTTGGGAGCCCCTACCTCTCCGATCCCTGACTCTGCAATCGTCAATACTCG ACGCTGCTGGAGTTGTGGGGCATCCCTCCAAGGCCTCACTCCCTTTCACTACCTCGACTTCTCTTTCTGCTCCACACGTTGCCTCCAGGATCATCGCCGTCAGGCAGGGAGGCCCTCTTCCTGA
- the ANKZF1 gene encoding tRNA endonuclease ANKZF1 isoform X4 produces MSPAPDAAPAPASISLFDLSADAPVLQGLSLVSHAPGEALARAPRTSCSGERESPERKLLQGPMDISEKLFCSTCDQTFQNHQEQREHYKLDWHRFNLKQRLKDKPLLSALDFEKQSSTGDLSSISGSEDSDSASEEDLQTLDRERATFEKFSRPQGFYPHRVLFQNAQGQFLYAYRCVLGPHQDPPEEAKLLLQNLQSRGPRDCVVLMAAAGHFAGAIFQGREVVTHKTFHRYTVRAKRGTAQGLRDARGGPSRSAGANLRRYNEATLYKDVRDLLAGPSWAKALEEAGTILLRAPRSGRSLFFGGKGAPLQRGDPRLWDIPLATRRPTFQELQRVLHKLTTLHVYEDPREAVRLHSPQTHWKTIREERKKPTEEEIRKICSDEKEALGQNEESPKQGSGSEGEDGFQVELELVELTMGTLDLRESEVLPKRRRRKRNKKEKSRDQETGAHRTLLQQTQEEEPSTQSSQAVVAPLGPSLDEAKAPGQPELWNALLAACRAGDFGVLKLQLAPSPADPRVLSLLSAPLGSGGFTLLHAAAAAGRGSVVRLLLEAGADPIVQDSRARPPYTVAADKSTRNEFRRFMEKNPDAYDYNKAQVPGPLTPEMEARQATRKREQKAARRQREERQQRHQEQEEREREEQRRFAALSDREKRALAAECRLAAQLGAPTSPIPDSAIVNTRRCWSCGASLQGLTPFHYLDFSFCSTRCLQDHRRQAGRPSS; encoded by the exons ATGTCGCCGGCTCCAGATGCAGCCCCGGCTCCTGCGTCGATCTCCCTGTTTGACCTCAGCGCGGATGCTCCGGTCCTTCAGGGCCTGAGCCTGGTGAGCCACGCGCCTGGGGAGGCTCTGGCCCGGGCTCCGCGTACTTCCTGTTCAG GGGAGAGAGAAAGCCCAGAAAGAAAGCTACTCCAGGGTCCTATGGATATTTCAGAGAAGTTATTTTGTTCAACCTGTGACCAGACCTTCCAGAACCACCAAGAACAG AGGGAACATTATAAGCTTGACTGGCATCGGTTTAACCTAAAGCAACGTCTCAAGGACAAGCCTCTCCTGTCTGCCCTGGACTTTGAAAAGCAGAGCTCCACAG GAGATCTTTCCAGCATCTCAGGATCAGAAGACTCAGACTCAGCCAGTGAGGAGGACTTGCAGACACTGGATCGGGAGAGGGCTACATTTGAGAAGTTTAGCCGACCCCAAGGCTTTTACCCTCATCGAGTTCTTTTCCAGAATGCCCAGGGCCAGTTTCTTTATGCCTACCGCTGTGTCCTAGGCCCTCATCAG GATCCCCCAGAAGAGGCAAAACTGCTGCTACAGAATCTGCAAAGCAGAGGTCCCAGAGACTGCGTGGTGCTCATGGCTGCAGCTGGGCACTTTGCTGGTGCTATATTTCAAGG AAGAGAAGTGGTGACACACAAAACTTTTCACCGCTATACGGTGCGAGCCAAGCGGGGCACAGCCCAGGGGCTTCGGGATGCCCGAGGTGGGCCATCACGCTCTGCTGGAGCCAACCTGAGGCGCTACAATGAAGCCACACTATATAAG GATGTTCGTGACCTGCTGGCAGGGCCAAGCTGGGCTAAGGCGCTGGAGGAGGCTGGTACAATACTGTTGCGTGCTCCCCGCTCTGGCCGGTCGTTGTTCTTTGGAGGCAAGGGGGCACCCCTGCAAAGGGGGGATCCCCGACTTTGGGATATCCCCCTCGCCACCCGCAGACCCACCTTCCAAGAGCTACAGCGTGTGCTTCATAAGCTGACCACTTTGCATGTCTATG AAGACCCTCGGGAAGCAGTCAGACTGCACTCACCTCAGACACACTGGAAAACaataagagaggagagaaagaagcctactgaggaagaaataagaaagatctgCAGTGATGAAAAGGAAGCACTTGGGCAGAATGAGGAATCTCCCAAACAGG GTTCAGGGTCGGAGGGAGAAGATGGCTTTCAGGTAGAGTTGGAGCTAGTGGAGTTGACCATGGGGACTCTGGATCTTCGTGAGTCTGAAGTATTGCCCAAgcggaggaggagaaaaaggaataagaagGAGAAAAGCCGAGACCAGGAGACTGGGGCACATCGGACTCTTCTCCAGCAAACTCAAGAAGAGGAGCCTTCCACACAGTCATCCCAGGCAGTTGTTGCCCCCTTGGGCCCTTCGCTGGATGAGGCCAAAGCCCCTGGTCAGCCAGAGCTCTGGAATGCACTGCTTGCTGCTTGCCGAGCTGGAGATTTTGGAGTGCTGAAGCTGCAGCTAGCTCCCAGCCCTGCAGACCCTAGAGTTCTGTCTCTGCTCAGTGCCCCCTTGGGCTCCGGTGGCTTTACTCTCCTGCATGCAGCAGCTGCAGCTGGAAGAGGCTCAGTGGTTCGTCTGCTGCTGGAAGCAGGTGCCGACCCCATTGTGCA GGACTCACGGGCCCGGCCACCTTATACTGTTGCGGCTGACAAATCAACACGTAATGAGTTCCGAAGGTTCATGGAGAAGAACCCAGATGCCTACGATTACAACAAGGCTCAG GTGCCAGGACCATTGACACCAGAAATGGAGGCACGGCAGGCTACACGGAAAAGGGAGCAGAAGGCAGCCCGGCGGCAACGGGAGGAACGGCAGCAGAGGCACCAGGAGCAGGAGGAGCGTGAACGAGAAGAGCAGCGGCGATTTGCCGCCCTCAGTGACCGAGAGAAG AGAGCTCTGGCTGCAGAGTGCCGACTTGCTGCCCAGTTGGGAGCCCCTACCTCTCCGATCCCTGACTCTGCAATCGTCAATACTCG ACGCTGCTGGAGTTGTGGGGCATCCCTCCAAGGCCTCACTCCCTTTCACTACCTCGACTTCTCTTTCTGCTCCACACGTTGCCTCCAGGATCATCGCCGTCAGGCAGGGAGGCCCTCTTCCTGA
- the ANKZF1 gene encoding tRNA endonuclease ANKZF1 isoform X2, whose amino-acid sequence MSPAPDAAPAPASISLFDLSADAPVLQGLSLVSHAPGEALARAPRTSCSGSGERESPERKLLQGPMDISEKLFCSTCDQTFQNHQEQREHYKLDWHRFNLKQRLKDKPLLSALDFEKQSSTGDLSSISGSEDSDSASEEDLQTLDRERATFEKFSRPQGFYPHRVLFQNAQGQFLYAYRCVLGPHQDPPEEAKLLLQNLQSRGPRDCVVLMAAAGHFAGAIFQGREVVTHKTFHRYTVRAKRGTAQGLRDARGGPSRSAGANLRRYNEATLYKDVRDLLAGPSWAKALEEAGTILLRAPRSGRSLFFGGKGAPLQRGDPRLWDIPLATRRPTFQELQRVLHKLTTLHVYEDPREAVRLHSPQTHWKTIREERKKPTEEEIRKICSDEKEALGQNEESPKQGSGSEGEDGFQVELELVELTMGTLDLRESEVLPKRRRRKRNKKEKSRDQETGAHRTLLQQTQEEEPSTQSSQAVVAPLGPSLDEAKAPGQPELWNALLAACRAGDFGVLKLQLAPSPADPRVLSLLSAPLGSGGFTLLHAAAAAGRGSVVRLLLEAGADPIVQDSRARPPYTVAADKSTRNEFRRFMEKNPDAYDYNKAQVPGPLTPEMEARQATRKREQKAARRQREERQQRHQEQEEREREEQRRFAALSDREKRALAAECRLAAQLGAPTSPIPDSAIVNTRRCWSCGASLQGLTPFHYLDFSFCSTRCLQDHRRQAGRPSS is encoded by the exons ATGTCGCCGGCTCCAGATGCAGCCCCGGCTCCTGCGTCGATCTCCCTGTTTGACCTCAGCGCGGATGCTCCGGTCCTTCAGGGCCTGAGCCTGGTGAGCCACGCGCCTGGGGAGGCTCTGGCCCGGGCTCCGCGTACTTCCTGTTCAG GCTCAGGGGAGAGAGAAAGCCCAGAAAGAAAGCTACTCCAGGGTCCTATGGATATTTCAGAGAAGTTATTTTGTTCAACCTGTGACCAGACCTTCCAGAACCACCAAGAACAG AGGGAACATTATAAGCTTGACTGGCATCGGTTTAACCTAAAGCAACGTCTCAAGGACAAGCCTCTCCTGTCTGCCCTGGACTTTGAAAAGCAGAGCTCCACAG GAGATCTTTCCAGCATCTCAGGATCAGAAGACTCAGACTCAGCCAGTGAGGAGGACTTGCAGACACTGGATCGGGAGAGGGCTACATTTGAGAAGTTTAGCCGACCCCAAGGCTTTTACCCTCATCGAGTTCTTTTCCAGAATGCCCAGGGCCAGTTTCTTTATGCCTACCGCTGTGTCCTAGGCCCTCATCAG GATCCCCCAGAAGAGGCAAAACTGCTGCTACAGAATCTGCAAAGCAGAGGTCCCAGAGACTGCGTGGTGCTCATGGCTGCAGCTGGGCACTTTGCTGGTGCTATATTTCAAGG AAGAGAAGTGGTGACACACAAAACTTTTCACCGCTATACGGTGCGAGCCAAGCGGGGCACAGCCCAGGGGCTTCGGGATGCCCGAGGTGGGCCATCACGCTCTGCTGGAGCCAACCTGAGGCGCTACAATGAAGCCACACTATATAAG GATGTTCGTGACCTGCTGGCAGGGCCAAGCTGGGCTAAGGCGCTGGAGGAGGCTGGTACAATACTGTTGCGTGCTCCCCGCTCTGGCCGGTCGTTGTTCTTTGGAGGCAAGGGGGCACCCCTGCAAAGGGGGGATCCCCGACTTTGGGATATCCCCCTCGCCACCCGCAGACCCACCTTCCAAGAGCTACAGCGTGTGCTTCATAAGCTGACCACTTTGCATGTCTATG AAGACCCTCGGGAAGCAGTCAGACTGCACTCACCTCAGACACACTGGAAAACaataagagaggagagaaagaagcctactgaggaagaaataagaaagatctgCAGTGATGAAAAGGAAGCACTTGGGCAGAATGAGGAATCTCCCAAACAGG GTTCAGGGTCGGAGGGAGAAGATGGCTTTCAGGTAGAGTTGGAGCTAGTGGAGTTGACCATGGGGACTCTGGATCTTCGTGAGTCTGAAGTATTGCCCAAgcggaggaggagaaaaaggaataagaagGAGAAAAGCCGAGACCAGGAGACTGGGGCACATCGGACTCTTCTCCAGCAAACTCAAGAAGAGGAGCCTTCCACACAGTCATCCCAGGCAGTTGTTGCCCCCTTGGGCCCTTCGCTGGATGAGGCCAAAGCCCCTGGTCAGCCAGAGCTCTGGAATGCACTGCTTGCTGCTTGCCGAGCTGGAGATTTTGGAGTGCTGAAGCTGCAGCTAGCTCCCAGCCCTGCAGACCCTAGAGTTCTGTCTCTGCTCAGTGCCCCCTTGGGCTCCGGTGGCTTTACTCTCCTGCATGCAGCAGCTGCAGCTGGAAGAGGCTCAGTGGTTCGTCTGCTGCTGGAAGCAGGTGCCGACCCCATTGTGCA GGACTCACGGGCCCGGCCACCTTATACTGTTGCGGCTGACAAATCAACACGTAATGAGTTCCGAAGGTTCATGGAGAAGAACCCAGATGCCTACGATTACAACAAGGCTCAG GTGCCAGGACCATTGACACCAGAAATGGAGGCACGGCAGGCTACACGGAAAAGGGAGCAGAAGGCAGCCCGGCGGCAACGGGAGGAACGGCAGCAGAGGCACCAGGAGCAGGAGGAGCGTGAACGAGAAGAGCAGCGGCGATTTGCCGCCCTCAGTGACCGAGAGAAG AGAGCTCTGGCTGCAGAGTGCCGACTTGCTGCCCAGTTGGGAGCCCCTACCTCTCCGATCCCTGACTCTGCAATCGTCAATACTCG ACGCTGCTGGAGTTGTGGGGCATCCCTCCAAGGCCTCACTCCCTTTCACTACCTCGACTTCTCTTTCTGCTCCACACGTTGCCTCCAGGATCATCGCCGTCAGGCAGGGAGGCCCTCTTCCTGA
- the ANKZF1 gene encoding tRNA endonuclease ANKZF1 isoform X6 — MSPAPDAAPAPASISLFDLSADAPVLQGLSLREHYKLDWHRFNLKQRLKDKPLLSALDFEKQSSTGDLSSISGSEDSDSASEEDLQTLDRERATFEKFSRPQGFYPHRVLFQNAQGQFLYAYRCVLGPHQDPPEEAKLLLQNLQSRGPRDCVVLMAAAGHFAGAIFQGREVVTHKTFHRYTVRAKRGTAQGLRDARGGPSRSAGANLRRYNEATLYKDVRDLLAGPSWAKALEEAGTILLRAPRSGRSLFFGGKGAPLQRGDPRLWDIPLATRRPTFQELQRVLHKLTTLHVYEDPREAVRLHSPQTHWKTIREERKKPTEEEIRKICSDEKEALGQNEESPKQGSGSEGEDGFQVELELVELTMGTLDLRESEVLPKRRRRKRNKKEKSRDQETGAHRTLLQQTQEEEPSTQSSQAVVAPLGPSLDEAKAPGQPELWNALLAACRAGDFGVLKLQLAPSPADPRVLSLLSAPLGSGGFTLLHAAAAAGRGSVVRLLLEAGADPIVQDSRARPPYTVAADKSTRNEFRRFMEKNPDAYDYNKAQVPGPLTPEMEARQATRKREQKAARRQREERQQRHQEQEEREREEQRRFAALSDREKRALAAECRLAAQLGAPTSPIPDSAIVNTRRCWSCGASLQGLTPFHYLDFSFCSTRCLQDHRRQAGRPSS, encoded by the exons ATGTCGCCGGCTCCAGATGCAGCCCCGGCTCCTGCGTCGATCTCCCTGTTTGACCTCAGCGCGGATGCTCCGGTCCTTCAGGGCCTGAGCCTG AGGGAACATTATAAGCTTGACTGGCATCGGTTTAACCTAAAGCAACGTCTCAAGGACAAGCCTCTCCTGTCTGCCCTGGACTTTGAAAAGCAGAGCTCCACAG GAGATCTTTCCAGCATCTCAGGATCAGAAGACTCAGACTCAGCCAGTGAGGAGGACTTGCAGACACTGGATCGGGAGAGGGCTACATTTGAGAAGTTTAGCCGACCCCAAGGCTTTTACCCTCATCGAGTTCTTTTCCAGAATGCCCAGGGCCAGTTTCTTTATGCCTACCGCTGTGTCCTAGGCCCTCATCAG GATCCCCCAGAAGAGGCAAAACTGCTGCTACAGAATCTGCAAAGCAGAGGTCCCAGAGACTGCGTGGTGCTCATGGCTGCAGCTGGGCACTTTGCTGGTGCTATATTTCAAGG AAGAGAAGTGGTGACACACAAAACTTTTCACCGCTATACGGTGCGAGCCAAGCGGGGCACAGCCCAGGGGCTTCGGGATGCCCGAGGTGGGCCATCACGCTCTGCTGGAGCCAACCTGAGGCGCTACAATGAAGCCACACTATATAAG GATGTTCGTGACCTGCTGGCAGGGCCAAGCTGGGCTAAGGCGCTGGAGGAGGCTGGTACAATACTGTTGCGTGCTCCCCGCTCTGGCCGGTCGTTGTTCTTTGGAGGCAAGGGGGCACCCCTGCAAAGGGGGGATCCCCGACTTTGGGATATCCCCCTCGCCACCCGCAGACCCACCTTCCAAGAGCTACAGCGTGTGCTTCATAAGCTGACCACTTTGCATGTCTATG AAGACCCTCGGGAAGCAGTCAGACTGCACTCACCTCAGACACACTGGAAAACaataagagaggagagaaagaagcctactgaggaagaaataagaaagatctgCAGTGATGAAAAGGAAGCACTTGGGCAGAATGAGGAATCTCCCAAACAGG GTTCAGGGTCGGAGGGAGAAGATGGCTTTCAGGTAGAGTTGGAGCTAGTGGAGTTGACCATGGGGACTCTGGATCTTCGTGAGTCTGAAGTATTGCCCAAgcggaggaggagaaaaaggaataagaagGAGAAAAGCCGAGACCAGGAGACTGGGGCACATCGGACTCTTCTCCAGCAAACTCAAGAAGAGGAGCCTTCCACACAGTCATCCCAGGCAGTTGTTGCCCCCTTGGGCCCTTCGCTGGATGAGGCCAAAGCCCCTGGTCAGCCAGAGCTCTGGAATGCACTGCTTGCTGCTTGCCGAGCTGGAGATTTTGGAGTGCTGAAGCTGCAGCTAGCTCCCAGCCCTGCAGACCCTAGAGTTCTGTCTCTGCTCAGTGCCCCCTTGGGCTCCGGTGGCTTTACTCTCCTGCATGCAGCAGCTGCAGCTGGAAGAGGCTCAGTGGTTCGTCTGCTGCTGGAAGCAGGTGCCGACCCCATTGTGCA GGACTCACGGGCCCGGCCACCTTATACTGTTGCGGCTGACAAATCAACACGTAATGAGTTCCGAAGGTTCATGGAGAAGAACCCAGATGCCTACGATTACAACAAGGCTCAG GTGCCAGGACCATTGACACCAGAAATGGAGGCACGGCAGGCTACACGGAAAAGGGAGCAGAAGGCAGCCCGGCGGCAACGGGAGGAACGGCAGCAGAGGCACCAGGAGCAGGAGGAGCGTGAACGAGAAGAGCAGCGGCGATTTGCCGCCCTCAGTGACCGAGAGAAG AGAGCTCTGGCTGCAGAGTGCCGACTTGCTGCCCAGTTGGGAGCCCCTACCTCTCCGATCCCTGACTCTGCAATCGTCAATACTCG ACGCTGCTGGAGTTGTGGGGCATCCCTCCAAGGCCTCACTCCCTTTCACTACCTCGACTTCTCTTTCTGCTCCACACGTTGCCTCCAGGATCATCGCCGTCAGGCAGGGAGGCCCTCTTCCTGA
- the ANKZF1 gene encoding tRNA endonuclease ANKZF1 isoform X1 has product MSPAPDAAPAPASISLFDLSADAPVLQGLSLVSHAPGEALARAPRTSCSGSGERESPERKLLQGPMDISEKLFCSTCDQTFQNHQEQREHYKLDWHRFNLKQRLKDKPLLSALDFEKQSSTGDLSSISGSEDSDSASEEDLQTLDRERATFEKFSRPQGFYPHRVLFQNAQGQFLYAYRCVLGPHQDPPEEAKLLLQNLQSRGPRDCVVLMAAAGHFAGAIFQGREVVTHKTFHRYTVRAKRGTAQGLRDARGGPSRSAGANLRRYNEATLYKDVRDLLAGPSWAKALEEAGTILLRAPRSGRSLFFGGKGAPLQRGDPRLWDIPLATRRPTFQELQRVLHKLTTLHVYEEDPREAVRLHSPQTHWKTIREERKKPTEEEIRKICSDEKEALGQNEESPKQGSGSEGEDGFQVELELVELTMGTLDLRESEVLPKRRRRKRNKKEKSRDQETGAHRTLLQQTQEEEPSTQSSQAVVAPLGPSLDEAKAPGQPELWNALLAACRAGDFGVLKLQLAPSPADPRVLSLLSAPLGSGGFTLLHAAAAAGRGSVVRLLLEAGADPIVQDSRARPPYTVAADKSTRNEFRRFMEKNPDAYDYNKAQVPGPLTPEMEARQATRKREQKAARRQREERQQRHQEQEEREREEQRRFAALSDREKRALAAECRLAAQLGAPTSPIPDSAIVNTRRCWSCGASLQGLTPFHYLDFSFCSTRCLQDHRRQAGRPSS; this is encoded by the exons ATGTCGCCGGCTCCAGATGCAGCCCCGGCTCCTGCGTCGATCTCCCTGTTTGACCTCAGCGCGGATGCTCCGGTCCTTCAGGGCCTGAGCCTGGTGAGCCACGCGCCTGGGGAGGCTCTGGCCCGGGCTCCGCGTACTTCCTGTTCAG GCTCAGGGGAGAGAGAAAGCCCAGAAAGAAAGCTACTCCAGGGTCCTATGGATATTTCAGAGAAGTTATTTTGTTCAACCTGTGACCAGACCTTCCAGAACCACCAAGAACAG AGGGAACATTATAAGCTTGACTGGCATCGGTTTAACCTAAAGCAACGTCTCAAGGACAAGCCTCTCCTGTCTGCCCTGGACTTTGAAAAGCAGAGCTCCACAG GAGATCTTTCCAGCATCTCAGGATCAGAAGACTCAGACTCAGCCAGTGAGGAGGACTTGCAGACACTGGATCGGGAGAGGGCTACATTTGAGAAGTTTAGCCGACCCCAAGGCTTTTACCCTCATCGAGTTCTTTTCCAGAATGCCCAGGGCCAGTTTCTTTATGCCTACCGCTGTGTCCTAGGCCCTCATCAG GATCCCCCAGAAGAGGCAAAACTGCTGCTACAGAATCTGCAAAGCAGAGGTCCCAGAGACTGCGTGGTGCTCATGGCTGCAGCTGGGCACTTTGCTGGTGCTATATTTCAAGG AAGAGAAGTGGTGACACACAAAACTTTTCACCGCTATACGGTGCGAGCCAAGCGGGGCACAGCCCAGGGGCTTCGGGATGCCCGAGGTGGGCCATCACGCTCTGCTGGAGCCAACCTGAGGCGCTACAATGAAGCCACACTATATAAG GATGTTCGTGACCTGCTGGCAGGGCCAAGCTGGGCTAAGGCGCTGGAGGAGGCTGGTACAATACTGTTGCGTGCTCCCCGCTCTGGCCGGTCGTTGTTCTTTGGAGGCAAGGGGGCACCCCTGCAAAGGGGGGATCCCCGACTTTGGGATATCCCCCTCGCCACCCGCAGACCCACCTTCCAAGAGCTACAGCGTGTGCTTCATAAGCTGACCACTTTGCATGTCTATG AAGAAGACCCTCGGGAAGCAGTCAGACTGCACTCACCTCAGACACACTGGAAAACaataagagaggagagaaagaagcctactgaggaagaaataagaaagatctgCAGTGATGAAAAGGAAGCACTTGGGCAGAATGAGGAATCTCCCAAACAGG GTTCAGGGTCGGAGGGAGAAGATGGCTTTCAGGTAGAGTTGGAGCTAGTGGAGTTGACCATGGGGACTCTGGATCTTCGTGAGTCTGAAGTATTGCCCAAgcggaggaggagaaaaaggaataagaagGAGAAAAGCCGAGACCAGGAGACTGGGGCACATCGGACTCTTCTCCAGCAAACTCAAGAAGAGGAGCCTTCCACACAGTCATCCCAGGCAGTTGTTGCCCCCTTGGGCCCTTCGCTGGATGAGGCCAAAGCCCCTGGTCAGCCAGAGCTCTGGAATGCACTGCTTGCTGCTTGCCGAGCTGGAGATTTTGGAGTGCTGAAGCTGCAGCTAGCTCCCAGCCCTGCAGACCCTAGAGTTCTGTCTCTGCTCAGTGCCCCCTTGGGCTCCGGTGGCTTTACTCTCCTGCATGCAGCAGCTGCAGCTGGAAGAGGCTCAGTGGTTCGTCTGCTGCTGGAAGCAGGTGCCGACCCCATTGTGCA GGACTCACGGGCCCGGCCACCTTATACTGTTGCGGCTGACAAATCAACACGTAATGAGTTCCGAAGGTTCATGGAGAAGAACCCAGATGCCTACGATTACAACAAGGCTCAG GTGCCAGGACCATTGACACCAGAAATGGAGGCACGGCAGGCTACACGGAAAAGGGAGCAGAAGGCAGCCCGGCGGCAACGGGAGGAACGGCAGCAGAGGCACCAGGAGCAGGAGGAGCGTGAACGAGAAGAGCAGCGGCGATTTGCCGCCCTCAGTGACCGAGAGAAG AGAGCTCTGGCTGCAGAGTGCCGACTTGCTGCCCAGTTGGGAGCCCCTACCTCTCCGATCCCTGACTCTGCAATCGTCAATACTCG ACGCTGCTGGAGTTGTGGGGCATCCCTCCAAGGCCTCACTCCCTTTCACTACCTCGACTTCTCTTTCTGCTCCACACGTTGCCTCCAGGATCATCGCCGTCAGGCAGGGAGGCCCTCTTCCTGA